One Hydrogenispora ethanolica DNA segment encodes these proteins:
- a CDS encoding GxxExxY protein gives MTENEIGALIVDTAIRVHRELGPGLLESVYAVILEYELKQRGLQVKREVPIPIVYKEIQFDESFRADLIVEGKVIVELKSVEQVTAAHKKQVQTYLRLTGCKLGYLLNFGEELMKSGITRCVNHLES, from the coding sequence ATGACGGAAAATGAAATTGGGGCGCTCATAGTCGATACGGCAATTAGAGTGCATCGCGAACTCGGGCCCGGTCTGCTTGAATCGGTATATGCGGTAATATTGGAATACGAACTGAAGCAACGGGGTTTACAAGTTAAACGGGAGGTGCCGATTCCGATTGTATATAAAGAAATTCAATTTGATGAGAGTTTCCGGGCCGATCTGATTGTGGAAGGAAAAGTTATCGTGGAGCTAAAGTCGGTAGAACAGGTAACAGCCGCTCATAAAAAGCAGGTTCAAACATATTTGAGGCTTACTGGCTGCAAGCTTGGATACTTGCTCAACTTCGGCGAAGAACTCATGAAATCGGGAATAACCCGTTGTGTCAATCATCTTGAATCATAA
- a CDS encoding AAA domain-containing protein, whose product MDLNTLLKEFITSIDLEIATRKQKAKIRPLTIKDGEKALSDSNGNIYRFFEFSYNVFPDSPAEVTLINGKMNKEGRKYNATIIGVDDDVLSLYISGEDLPDIINKALLIIDDTKLLEGVKNTVCKIKDRAENPPKDLANALFGIRQIRTKLSDYNDIPPQFNASQCETVKKALGSDATYIWGPPGTGKSVTLSFIADILVKKGSSILIAAHTNEAVDNLMEKLIDTFSKEAIEAGQIIRWRVTRSEKIQPITPGYIMLEKKSQISRRINELRKEKDDLSTRRLQLQKEYEEDYKKLQVLRKKHDQYQTCQRQYDWAINELKTIELEIAKVENEISSLKNWLINYDRSFFVNQLIRKHQRETFELALSQKLELTINLGIQKEKAIARCREENELLTKAKAEYEQYAETLNSEGITKAKLNGNLEAIAKLSDDLKRTSSEIIDLERELEGNKNFEYELLKNARVMGTTLTSATLNTQLRERTFDVVIVDEVSMAPCPSLYTTCALAKKKAILCGDFYQLSPIAENKNAEWLSKSIFDKLGIIRKIVSGQNLTELTILDTQFRCHPRVANSIIDIVYHGKLKNGYEETHPNFDAQCLEPYANEACILVDLSRICTSSTPWCETKGGSWVNLNSAKLTINLTQQALISGVKSVGIITPYREQARHIKKNIKQLNKLYPNSKVEASTVHRYQGREMKLIIFDLVDCYPKKLLAPFLSQGHGSESMRLINVATTRAIGKLIVIANVDYIEQKLRDNKNAILYQWIQYLKTQRHVYINSISELEYFAM is encoded by the coding sequence ATGGATCTAAATACTCTCCTTAAGGAATTCATCACCTCCATAGACTTGGAAATCGCAACCAGAAAGCAAAAAGCAAAAATCCGTCCGCTTACAATCAAGGATGGGGAAAAGGCCTTAAGCGATTCAAACGGTAATATCTATCGATTTTTTGAGTTTTCCTACAATGTATTCCCAGATTCCCCGGCTGAAGTAACGCTTATCAACGGAAAAATGAACAAGGAGGGTCGGAAATATAACGCCACGATTATTGGGGTGGACGACGATGTTTTATCACTATATATTTCCGGAGAAGATTTACCGGATATTATAAATAAGGCGCTTCTTATTATTGATGACACCAAATTGCTTGAAGGTGTCAAAAATACCGTTTGTAAAATCAAAGATCGCGCTGAGAATCCGCCGAAAGATCTCGCCAATGCTTTGTTCGGCATTCGTCAGATTCGCACTAAGCTAAGTGACTACAATGATATTCCGCCTCAATTTAACGCCAGCCAATGTGAAACGGTAAAGAAAGCTTTGGGTTCGGATGCTACATATATCTGGGGGCCACCCGGAACCGGGAAATCAGTCACCCTCAGTTTTATTGCCGATATTTTAGTTAAAAAGGGGTCAAGCATCTTAATCGCCGCTCATACCAATGAAGCGGTGGATAACTTGATGGAGAAACTAATTGACACTTTTTCCAAGGAAGCAATCGAAGCGGGTCAAATCATCCGGTGGCGGGTAACCCGTTCCGAAAAAATCCAACCGATTACTCCCGGATATATAATGTTGGAGAAGAAATCCCAAATCAGTCGTCGGATCAATGAGCTCAGAAAGGAAAAGGACGATTTATCGACCCGGCGGCTTCAGCTCCAAAAGGAATATGAAGAAGATTATAAAAAGCTGCAAGTGTTACGTAAGAAGCATGATCAATATCAAACATGCCAACGCCAATATGATTGGGCAATAAATGAACTCAAAACGATTGAACTGGAAATCGCCAAAGTGGAAAATGAAATTAGCTCTCTTAAAAATTGGCTGATAAATTACGATAGAAGTTTCTTTGTAAACCAGTTAATTCGAAAGCACCAAAGAGAAACCTTTGAGTTAGCGCTTTCGCAAAAGTTAGAACTCACAATAAATCTCGGAATTCAAAAGGAGAAGGCCATTGCAAGATGCCGTGAAGAAAACGAGCTTTTAACCAAAGCCAAAGCGGAGTATGAGCAATACGCGGAAACGCTCAATTCGGAAGGAATAACCAAGGCTAAATTAAATGGTAACCTGGAAGCCATCGCCAAACTAAGCGATGATTTAAAGAGGACCAGTTCCGAAATTATTGATTTGGAAAGGGAATTGGAGGGTAACAAAAATTTCGAATATGAATTGCTGAAAAACGCGCGAGTTATGGGAACCACTTTAACTTCGGCTACGCTAAATACTCAATTAAGAGAAAGAACATTTGATGTTGTCATTGTGGATGAAGTAAGCATGGCCCCTTGCCCCAGCCTTTATACAACGTGCGCCCTGGCAAAAAAGAAAGCAATTTTGTGCGGAGATTTTTATCAATTATCTCCGATTGCCGAAAACAAAAATGCCGAATGGCTGAGTAAAAGTATCTTCGACAAGCTGGGAATCATCAGAAAGATCGTGAGCGGTCAAAACCTAACCGAATTAACCATATTGGATACTCAATTTCGCTGCCATCCCAGAGTTGCCAACTCGATTATCGACATTGTTTATCATGGCAAGTTAAAAAATGGCTATGAAGAAACCCATCCCAACTTTGATGCGCAATGTCTGGAACCATATGCAAATGAGGCTTGCATACTTGTGGATCTTTCAAGGATTTGTACCAGTTCGACACCATGGTGCGAAACAAAGGGAGGTAGTTGGGTAAACCTTAATTCAGCCAAACTGACCATCAATTTAACGCAACAGGCATTGATCTCCGGCGTAAAATCTGTCGGTATCATCACGCCTTACAGAGAACAAGCGCGACATATCAAGAAAAATATTAAACAGCTAAACAAATTATACCCCAATTCAAAAGTTGAGGCCTCAACGGTCCATCGGTACCAAGGACGAGAAATGAAATTGATTATTTTTGATCTGGTTGATTGTTATCCGAAAAAATTGTTGGCTCCTTTCTTAAGCCAAGGACATGGATCCGAGTCGATGCGGCTAATAAATGTGGCAACGACACGCGCCATAGGTAAGCTCATCGTAATAGCGAATGTCGATTATATTGAGCAAAAATTACGTGATAATAAAAATGCGATTTTATACCAATGGATTCAATATTTAAAGACACAAAGACACGTTTATATAAATTCCATTTCAGAATTGGAATATTTTGCGATGTAA